Genomic DNA from Gossypium hirsutum isolate 1008001.06 chromosome A01, Gossypium_hirsutum_v2.1, whole genome shotgun sequence:
gtaTTTATGAGTTAGGGCGGGTTAGGTTTGGGTCAAATTGACATAaggtatttaaattaattttttaaatttgggtttgatTCAAAAAATGAACTTATATTTTTGCTTAAGCTCGAGTCAATTTAAGAAAGGTAAATTCAAACCCAACCCGGCCTgctcatatttgattttttaaaattaatttttatttaaaatatttttttaaaatataatacattaaatgcactaaaaaagctaaaataaaatatttctaacacattaaaaagtatttatattaaaaaaatactaccataaatataataaatattttattttattttattttattagataaatttttaaaattttacattttaggttggttatttagttgggtaagttattttttaagtttgagaAACGGGtttaatcattattaaattagtgaattaatatatatatataaatatatataactattatttaacaaaatatatttagatcgagttaggttagataaaataatattattctaaATTTGATCCATATAAGAAACGAATCTTAATGAAATGAACCTTCATACTTAAACATTAAATCCAATCATGAGCGGTTGTAATTATAGTACTGTTGAAACTcatatcatatttataattaagaAACCTCAATAAATTACATAAAGAAAATTCATGAACAAAATTCATGTCATTTAAACCCAAATAGGAAGCTTGAATTTTAGTCATTCATTTTTCTACGTAAGAAACATTCTATACAAGAAAACCGTGTATCCTGCAATTCTTTCCATTCCTTAATTTATATTTGGAAATAGAATTGGGCTTTAGTAAAACCGTGTTAATTCCAGCGTCTAATATTGAGTCATTATtgccaaaattaaattaataaaaattccaACCAATTTCCACGTTTTCTTCCTCTGTCAATTTTTCTACCACTTACTGGACCCCACTTTATCCAGCCATGATTCTTCATATTGGGACCCACTTTGTGAAAATTCCTATGATGATCGTGTGGCTCAGGATTTCTCACATCTTTTCATGATCATTGAATCTCGGCTCTCTGATTTTTGGATTCATCTCCCCCTTGTTTATGCCATGTTATTCAGTGACAAAcaaaacttattattattatttctttctctaataattaataaaatgtaaaaataattttaatatcttatttcttaagaaataaatatatgaatCTTAAATAAAGAAATTTCAAAAGCTTGATCCTGTGGTTTATAAATAGATTTATTaagaataatttgatttttttttcagataaaaaaaattaaaatttaaacagaatAAAGTACACCACCTTTTAATCAAATCATATTCAAGAGAAATAATGCATTAatcattaaaatagttttatataCTAACTCACAAGTGGATATTCTTAATCTCAGATCCTATATATGAATAACGTTAACAACCTATCTTTATCGAAAAAGAACATTACTTAAAAATTTTGCCATAAACTAATATCTTAGCATCCAAGCAAGCATAACGCAtagtaggttttttttttttggtattaaaaaggaaattaaagtaaaatgtgtttttgtaaaTCATATATTACaagaattgataaaataattagttaCTTAAGAGAATATGGCAGCGTAAATAACAAAGAAGATGTAGATCTTATTCCCCCAAAACATGGTATGATGGTAGTAAAAAATATTCTAAGACTTGAGACAGCTAATGcatcttcatttttatttaatattttgattgacAGGTTTTCAGATGCATTGGCTGCTCTTTGGCTTTGCTGTCCTCTCTTGCCAAGAAGATTCTCTGTCTTTGGTCTCATCAAAATTTCAATCTTTCCAACATAACTCAGTTGACCAACTCAAAGCAACCCAAGCCAAGCCTCCCCTTCTTTCTTTGTCTCATAGCAATTAGCCCCTTCAAAGCCTGAAacttctatatatttattttaatcccaTATAAATCCTTCTCTTTTACAAGCCTAAAGTTTGATTCTTTTTTCATCAAATCTCTCAGTAGATTCCTGAGTCACTATCTTGGTACTCTTTTTTCACTTTCAGTTTCTGAATCTGGGTTGTTTTTGTTTCTAGTAAATCATTGAATTCTGATCcagtttcttaattttctttcaGTTTCTGAATCTGGGTCATTTTTGTTTTTTCAGTATTGGTGATTTTGGGTGTTACAAGTGAAACCAGATGGGTACTTGCCTGACGAAAAGCAAAGACTCGAAGCCAACGCATAATGGGTATGGATCAGGACCGACAACTACGGCTGCTGTGCACCAACAAAGGTACCAGGAGCCTGTTAGGCCTGCACCAGTTCAACCCCAATTCCACCACATCCCTGAAAAACCAGGTACTCAAACACCTTGGAAGCCAGTGGCTCCATCGCCAAGCCCCAAGCCTGTTGCCCCAAGGGTTGACACCATTCTTGGTAAACCATTTGAAGATATAAGGATGCACTACACAATTGGTAAAGAATTAGGGAAAGGTCAGTTTGGTGTGACTTATCTTTGTATTGAAAATTCAACTGGAAAGCAATATGCCTGCAAGACCATATCCAAAAAGAAATTAGTCACGAGGAATGATAAGGAGGATATGAGAAGGGAGATACAAATTATGCAGCATTTGAGTGGACAGCCTAATATTGTGGAGTTTAAAGGTGCATATGAGGATAAGCTATCTGTTCACCTTGTAATGGAATTATGTGCTGGTGGTGAATTGTTTGATAGGATTATTGCCAAGGGACATTATAGTGAAAGGGCAGCTGCTTCCATTTGTAGGGCAATTGTGAATGTTGTCCATGCTTGCCATTTTATGGGAGTGATGCATAGGGACCTTAAGCCTGAGAATTTCTTGTTGTCTAGCAAGGGTGAGAATGCTCTTTTGAAGGCCACCGATTTCGGCTTGTCGGTGTTCATTGAAGATGGTAGATTCTTGCCACTCCTAATTTTCAGTAAATTTATGCATATTCCAATTGTTTTAGCATGTTCTCTTTGAGGATCTATATGATGTCCGTGTAAATTGGTTAATTGACCTTATCCTTAACCCCTAAATGATATTATGAGTAGTGAAAGGAGAATAAGTCAATTAAGTTCAATTGAATTCTGAAATATTATTGGTTAGGCCTTCATTTACTTCCTGATTAAGATGGAAGGTAGCGTAATCTTCCCAACTGTTTTGACCATGTCCTTCACTTCATCGTCTTCATGTGGATTTGAAATTGGTTTAATTGTAAAAGATTTGTGAGTGTGACTATGGCATTTTGAAGTTTCAACTTCTGCTCTCTGAGATAATCATTAGTTACTAAATAAGATCGTGAATGGCAGTCTGTTTTACCTTGCCGATTAAGTTGTATTTAGAAGCCGAATAGGTCAGTGGTCTAATGTTCATGCTATGTTTAGCAGTGAATAAGTTTCGTTTAAACCGAACCAGAAGGTTAAGTTTCATTTAAGCAAGAGGCATAGCTGCTGTTTGTAGCAAGAGGCATAGCTGCTGTTTGTAGTTTTTTTCTACATATGGATACATTGATTCACACATCCATCCGCGTGATATGTACTAGCATAgtaataattgaattttcatgTGCAACATAACCATTGGCATTCCTTTTTTCTGATTGTTCTTGGTACCTTTTGCAGGAAAGGTGTACAAGGATATAGTCGGGAGCGCGTACTATGTTGCTCCTGAAGTATTACTGCGAAAATATGGGAAAGAAATCGATATTTGGAGTGCAGGGGTTATATTATATATCTTACTCAGTGGTGTGCCTCCATTTTGGGCAGGTAAAAGTTCAAAGCTTGATCAAGGAAAATACTTCACTGAATTGCCTTCAGAACTGCTATTTCATGTTAGTAAATAATTTAAACGAACGATTTTCCTCACAGAAACGGAGAAGAGGATATTTGATGCTATTTTAGAAGGAGAAATTGACTTCGAAAGTCAACCATGGCCTTCTATTTCAGAGAGTGCCAAGGACCTAGTGCGCCAGATGTTAACACAGGATCCGAAAAAGCGGATTACTTCTACTCAAGTCCTAGGTACTTATGATGCTCTATCACATTCTATACATGTGTGTGTTATTCTATTGCGTACGGATTATTGTAGTTCATGTCAAGCCGAACAAGATTGATATTATGTGGTTTATGCAGAGCATCCATGGATAAGAGAAGGTGGAAGTGCATCAGACAAGCCTATAGATAGTGCAGTCCTTTCTAGAATGAAGCAATTCAGAAGAATGAACAAACTAAAGCAACTTGCCTTAAAGGtaagttttggttttatttatatgCTATAATTGTTTTCCGGAATTTGTAGTTTGTTACCGATATAAGATAGCAACCAGGTAGTCATTTTGCAATCTccaattataccattggtaatgTGAACTTTAATAGCCATCAAGTAACAAGCCTGGTGGATTATAATATAGGTCATTGCGGAAAATCTTTCTAGCGAAGAAATCCAGGGTCTGAAGCAAATGTTTGCAAACATCGACACTGACAACAGTGGCACGATCACCTATGAAGAACTTAAGACCGGATTAGCTCGACTTGGATCAAAGCTCACAGAGGCAGAGGTGCAGCAACTAATGGAAGCTGTAAGATAATAATTCGATCCATAGTATGTCTATCTTTTTCGATTCATATCATAGCTTCCAACTCTCGGTTTTTACTTGTTGCAGGCTGACGTGGATGGAAATGGTAGTATTGATTACATTGAATTCATCACTGCTACAATGCATAGACATAGGCTTGAAAGAGATGAACATCTTTACAAAGCTTTTCAACATTTTGATAAGGACAACAGTGGGTGAGTATTTTTGTATAATTGCAGCATCATTTTAGGACAGTAGCTCGTAATTCCAAGTTTTGTGCGAAGCGTATAAGAATTGGCTGCTGTGAATTAGTCACATTTGGGGCAACACTCCGTCGATGACACGAATTAACCATTAAATCATATTATATGATCGGATTGAATAACTTGTTTGAAACATTTTGCAGGTATATCACAAGAGATGAGCTAGAAGCAGCCATGAAAGAATACGGAATGGGTGATGATGACACAATCAAGGAAATAATATCCGAAGTTGACACCGACAACGTAAGCCCCCTGTTTTCTACCTTTTGAAGCACATTCTCATTTCTTGCATATGATGCATCGGTTCTCACTTTTGCCTTTGTTTACAGGACGGTAAGATCAACTACGAGGAGTTCCGCGATATGATGAGAAGCGGAACCCAACACACACAACTCTTTTAGATTTTATACACGAGACTGGACTTGGAGAAATCAGCTAAAAGGTTCCCCCCAAATGTAGTGCAAAATGACTTTCAAAGAGATTGTGTAGGCAGTCAATTACATGACTTTCTCTGGTTTGGTTTTTCATTTTGAATGTAATATATTCACATATGGTTTTTTATCGACGGATTTTGAGAAGAGAGATTGTTTAAGATATAGAATATCGCTTCAATTATGGTTTCTCAGAGCTAGGAAAACTCAAACCCATGAATGCACAGCATATTATGTTGATTTCGATTTGTTTAAAGTAAATATTGAACCTACCTCCATGAACGGCCTTTTTCTTATAAACTCCATAAAACTTTAGCTTGAAAGGGTTTATGGAAAGTTTTCATATGATTCATTACTAGTTGTTATTTATACTTACAAGGTTTAGATTCCATCTTTGTTGCCAACAATCCCTTTGGTGGGCAATCTATAAATTCGACACGGGTTCTTCCGGTCGAACCGACCGGTTACCTGATCCCACTCGGACAACATGGTCAAGCAGATAAATCTAAACATAAAGTTGTACATGATGCCCTTATTTTTTTGCCTTAAAATCACAGGTCCATAGATCAGTTGAACCAATAACCAAGTTTCATAGACCTTTGCAAAGAATTCAAATGACAATGTTCTGAAAGCAAATAAAAAACCCattttttattaaagaaatcCCATATTCCATGACAGTTTAAAACCACCAAGGGTGTATAAATTAGAGAGACAGCAGCACTAGTGTTTTATTTAAGCTAAAAAAGGAACAgtgctgattttttttttcataaatagcAACTTGGGTTATCCTTAAAAACCATGAATCTTGATTTGGTCTTTCTTGACGATGCCGGCATTAACGAGGAACTGCGACACGTTCTTGCGTTGATCGCCTTGGAGTTGAATGATCTTGCCGAGCTCTTTGTCTTTAACAACGTTGCCGTTGCAACAAAAGTCCTTCTTGAGACTCTTGAGGATTTTCTCGTAGCTCAGGTCATGCCTCAGGCCTTGAACCGTCGTCAAGCTTTTCTTCCCGTTCCTTTGTTGAATCCGTATATGAACATACTCCTTGGTTCCAGTGCCATCAAATTCCCCAGCCTCGGCGAATGGATCGAAAGTTGTAGGGATCTGAACGTCCAAATCAACCATGTACTTGGCTTGTTTGGTTCTTTGAACACGAATCACTGCAATAGAACAAACAGACCTTGAATTGTTAGAAGATCATCCCATGAAAGCACCAAACAAGAACATGaagctaagaaaggaaaagagttTTTGATAAGAAACCAAACCTAGTCTTGTCTGAAAGCTTTGGAAGTTCTGTTTTGATTTGATACGATGATGAGGATGAATACATGAGAAGGGAAGCGGGGTGTTTATATAGGAGAAGGAGGTTTAACTGTGGTTAACGTTAAGGTTGTCTTTTGGATGAGTTGTGATCAGAATCTTGACACGTGGATGGTCGAGATTGTTTGAGTAGGAATAATTATGAGATGGAGTTTGATTGAAAACAGAAGAAAAGGGAGAAGAATCTGGAAATCGAAGAAAAAGCCATGGTTCCCAACTCCATCCAAATCCATTggaatatatattattagtaaattaaaaattatctGAATTAATCAtagatatataaaaaattagatactccatcaaatattattatattattctgTTCTGCTTTGATTTGGCCATCGGAACTGATGCTTGGCAAGTTGGCCTCTTTTTGCCAACAAATTGATTTTGCTTTTGCTAAAAGGAACTCGGTAAATAATGCATACACATATTCTTGTTGAATTTTGTTTTCTGTTCAACATTTTGTTGTTTGAAATTTTAGATAAGatattagttttctttttctttttctgtcaaCAAGGTTGACCATATATATAACTTGCTTCTTCAGTGAAGCAAGTAAAGGTCAGCATCCGCGTCCCACCGTGATTCGAAAGGGTGGCCGTCGACTGCTAACTCCCACCAGCTGTTACCCCGGCGCACACACGTTCATTAATTGGAGTTACTTTTCAAATACAATCTACACTTATCGGTTCGATTAATACTTACTTAAaaagtaagagagcttaaataaaaacataagtcCGAAAGATAGATTTGGACAAAAATAAAGTCCGTTTAGAAAACAAGTTGGGCCTTGATAAGGTCTTTTGTGCGAGTCCGGTTCAAcccgaatttgtaaaaaaaattattttttgttgttttcttattgttttgttgttatttttttactatttttttaactattttgctacaattttactattattttattgttattgtttggatatattgtataacttttgtattactattaattttgttactattttagaggtagtTGTTTGTTAAGTTacatctattttagtgttatttaagtatacatttttttaaatttattttaatatttttagtatttttgatatattatatttaaaaaatatattttatataaaaaatttaatacggtCGGATCaagttagatttaaattttagtttttttattcagGTAGaacttagacaaaattttaaacctatttttaaGCCCGAGCCTAAcaaatggatttaaaattttaattgaaccCGGCCTAGCTCGACGCATTTACACCTCTAATGCAATCCAACTAATGTATAAGTTTACTTATATATCAAATTTAGATGCATAATTTGTAATGCAGAACCATGTATTTTGAGTGCCATGTAAGTGGCTTGGCTGGTTGCGCTCACGCCCCACCTTTCAACCATCATGCTTTCCTCTCTGCCCATTTGGAATGACACTCCTCCTTTGCTCCTTTGTGTTTGGTTTTGACGATCTCTACAGTTTTCCTATTATGcttcttttattttgctttgcgATTGGCCTCAAAGGGCTTGGTGTTTGTGCACCGAGGCTGGACGATGCTAACTCCCTTTTTTGCTTTTGTTGTATTTCATATAGCCCTTCTGACTCTTGTCATAGGTTTTGGTTTTGTTCATCAAGTTGACGCATTAGGGAGAATGAATTTCACACTAATAGTTGTTGCTCACTCATTTGGTTTTCCATCTCTTCCATGTTCGACAGAATGGCTGCCCTTGGGGCATAGCTCTTCCGACATGACCATTGGTATGGCATTTATGCCTTCTTAAACCGTATTCAGACCTGTGTGCCTTGACATGATCTATATGGTCTTGAGCTTGAGAGCCACAATTTGTACTCATCATTATGTGCAATCACCcttaaaaagtaaattttatgtAATCCTGATATCAACTCCTTTACATAAGTTTCAAGCGAAGACCAACACCCTGAGACATATAAAAAGGCTATACTATAAGATATGCTAAACAACACAGATGGCAGCTTTGGCAACCTTACTAAAGACTCCAAGTACTTGCCCTAGGATGTGCTACAATTGCAGATtgccaaataatttaaatatgtatCATGTTCTTGTAAGAACATTTTATCACCACATCAGCTGATTATGTGGCAATACATGTGCAAAATGTTGTGATATCAAATGTACATTATTCAATAATAACCCTTTAAAATTGAGAGTCgtcattttataataatttaataacggataattttgttaattttaaaattttgataactGAAacgtaattttaaataaaatatagggactattggtgaagtttatttatttattttctcccTTGATGAAGTCGGCAATCATTTTGGTATGGTTTTTTCATCGTATAAAAGAGGAGCGAAATTAATCAAAAATCCAAATTCATCGCATCGCCTCTCTTTCTATacgaaattgaataattaaaaaaaataaaattttgatggaaaagGGAAAATCTGCTCGACAAGCCGTAGAAATCTCGTTGAAGAAGCTCAATCTGAACGCTGATCGAAACTTTAAATCCTCTCGTTTGATATCTTCTCTTCACTCATCAAGtattctctttttctcttctgcattttttctcttaaattttgatgcaagttctatgttatttgtaattgaaattgaaagaacaagaaaatttttgtaaatgaattaattaaaaaagactacgATTTTTTATGATAGAGTTACGCATTGAGAAGACGAAACCTCCTAGTTTAGTGAGCTTGTGCCTTGGAGTTATTGGTCGGCATCTGGAGGAAATTATCGAGGATTTAAGTGAaattgctgttaattttcccgCGGATATTAAggtgaaatttaattttatctgTTAATCCTTAATTGTGTGTGGTAAATAATATTGTATTAGGGTTTGCTTCCTAAAGTTTTCGAAGAAATGATTAATTTGGAAGAATTAGTTCGCTTAGGTTAATAGTTTCATCCGTAGGTAATTAATGTATTTTCCCCCCAGGGCTTATGGTTCCATTTTCATGCTTTGGAGAATTGCGTTCGTTCATTCATTGAATTGCTTAATGATATGTCTATTTATGTCTGGAACCATGCTTGAGGAACTTTGTATTAGTATTTGGCATTCTTCTTGGGCACATTGCTAGCAATTTTAAGACTAGCTTTTGAGAAGATAATGTATTtgtaagactttgttttcttagGTTGATAGTTCCATCCCGTAAATGATTAATGTATTGTCATTTATTTCCCTAGGGTTCATTTTAGTGCTTGGGGGAATTGCTTTCATTCATTGTTGATTGTTTAATCATACTTCCCGATTTTATGTCAACTATCCTTGCTGAAGAAACTTTGTATTAGCATTCTTCTAAGCTACATTGTTGGATGATGACAGGTAAATTTGGCAGCAATTGTAAGGATTAGCTTTAGAGCGATGATGAAGATGATTAATGTATTATCTTATGTTTCTCTAGGGTTCATTTTTATGCTTATGGGAACTGCATTGTTGGATTGTTTAATTGTATTTTCTGATTTTACTTCTACAATCTTTGCTTAAGAAGTATTTTATTAGTATTCCTAGTCACATTACTGGATGATGACAGATACCATTGGCAGCAATAGCAAGGAGAAGAAAATTACTGAATGATGATGTCATCATCTCCTTGGCCGATAGTTCTTGGGAAATTCTTGACCTTTCTGGTTCAGATGTTTCCGATTTTGGCTTAGCTAAAGTAGCTGAAATGTGCAAATCTCTTCGGGCTGTGGATATAAGGTATGAAAATATGTAATTTATCTTATGAAGTCAATTGATAAACTGGTTACTGAGACAGCTTCTATGCAGCCAATGCAAAAAAATTACTGCCAATGGTGTTTCTGAACTTGTACGGCACTGTCATTCATTGGAGACGATGAGATGCGGGTAAACTCTCATCTCCATGCATGTTATTTATTAGGGTTCATgcaaatttcatgctttatatatatgaataattgaGTTCCACTCTAAGTTCTTCAAATTTATGGGTTCACTAACAAGATAATCTTGAATGCTTTAacattataaataataatgatctCATATCAGATGGTTTGTGTAGAATCAATAGATGTGCGGTATTTTGGTTGAACCTTGTTAGTTTTCAATTAATGAATAAGCACTTTGATTCTAAAATTTTCTGAACTTGTCAGACCCTGAAGACAGAGAATTGTAGCTTACTGAACTGTTTTGTGCATGAAAATAGTTAGACTTGGTACTTtcgaccttttttttttttttcctgtttCAATCGCATGCAATGATATTGAAGCAGGACATTAAGGTTTGACAAGGGGTATAAACCTCATAAACAGGCTATGAACCAAAGTTAATATTGCAGAGGGTGCCCTTCAAGCGAGTCTACAGCCCGGCGATGCTTAGGCATACTGAAGCCAAAGCTGAATGATGTGGAGGGAGATTCTTGGGAGGAGCTTGATACCATGGAGATTGGTCATGGTGCACAGTCTTTGCGTTGGCTTGTGTGGGTAATGACTtgctttttcttattttcatccCGTTGAATCTATGTGGTCAAGGCTTGTTAATAGGCCTTGTTGCTTTTGTTCGGCAGCCGAAAATTGATGAAGACACATTAGAGATGTTGTCGGCTGAATGCCCACGGATAATTGTAAATCCGAAGCCCTCACTTTTTGGTTTTAAAGGGACTGAAGTTCCTAGGGAAGCATTTCCAGATGTTGCTTTGGATGATCCGATTGTTGAGGACATTGATCCCAAAACATGGTCTATTTGTCGATCTATGCCAAAGGCAATGTCTCCTTCACTTTCAAGTGCCAATGAGTTATCCATAGCAGAAAAGTTTAGACTTGCCTTTGTGGAAAGAGACACACGTTTAGCTCCAAAGCGTGCGAAAAATGCAAGACAGCATCAGCGCCGTGCAGAGAGGGAGTGGATGATGACAAGTACACGAGCCAAGGCATTAGCTTTGGCCTCAAAAGCAACCAAATCTCTACATGGTCGAAGCTGATCAAGATATGTTAAATGTGCAGCACTAATAGACCATAAGCTATCGTCATTTCACCTTATTTTCGTTTTTTGGGGTAACGGGGATGTGTAATAGAACCtgtaaaatacatgatggagtaaGCAAGGGCTTTGGCAATAACTTTGATTTTGCATTCTTTGCCTATATCCATCATCATCCTCTCGGAGACAAATGGAACTTCGGAGGGCACGCTTAAATTAGTATAAGTTGTTGATTTTTGTATGCAAATGTTAATACTTACTTTGTTCTATAGCGTCGCCTTTCATGGACGTATGTTTATGGGGTGTAATTGAGTCAAGTAGAGCACAAGTCGAAACTCAAGCTCAAAGTTTGGCTCGAGCTCAATTGAGT
This window encodes:
- the LOC107917802 gene encoding calcium-dependent protein kinase 19 isoform X2, translating into MGTCLTKSKDSKPTHNGYGSGPTTTAAVHQQRYQEPVRPAPVQPQFHHIPEKPGTQTPWKPVAPSPSPKPVAPRVDTILGKPFEDIRMHYTIGKELGKGQFGVTYLCIENSTGKQYACKTISKKKLVTRNDKEDMRREIQIMQHLSGQPNIVEFKGAYEDKLSVHLVMELCAGGELFDRIIAKGHYSERAAASICRAIVNVVHACHFMGVMHRDLKPENFLLSSKGENALLKATDFGLSVFIEDGKVYKDIVGSAYYVAPEVLLRKYGKEIDIWSAGVILYILLSGVPPFWAETEKRIFDAILEGEIDFESQPWPSISESAKDLVRQMLTQDPKKRITSTQVLEHPWIREGGSASDKPIDSAVLSRMKQFRRMNKLKQLALKVIAENLSSEEIQGLKQMFANIDTDNSGTITYEELKTGLARLGSKLTEAEVQQLMEAADVDGNGSIDYIEFITATMHRHRLERDEHLYKAFQHFDKDNSG
- the LOC107917802 gene encoding calcium-dependent protein kinase 2 isoform X1, translating into MGTCLTKSKDSKPTHNGYGSGPTTTAAVHQQRYQEPVRPAPVQPQFHHIPEKPGTQTPWKPVAPSPSPKPVAPRVDTILGKPFEDIRMHYTIGKELGKGQFGVTYLCIENSTGKQYACKTISKKKLVTRNDKEDMRREIQIMQHLSGQPNIVEFKGAYEDKLSVHLVMELCAGGELFDRIIAKGHYSERAAASICRAIVNVVHACHFMGVMHRDLKPENFLLSSKGENALLKATDFGLSVFIEDGKVYKDIVGSAYYVAPEVLLRKYGKEIDIWSAGVILYILLSGVPPFWAETEKRIFDAILEGEIDFESQPWPSISESAKDLVRQMLTQDPKKRITSTQVLEHPWIREGGSASDKPIDSAVLSRMKQFRRMNKLKQLALKVIAENLSSEEIQGLKQMFANIDTDNSGTITYEELKTGLARLGSKLTEAEVQQLMEAADVDGNGSIDYIEFITATMHRHRLERDEHLYKAFQHFDKDNSGYITRDELEAAMKEYGMGDDDTIKEIISEVDTDNDGKINYEEFRDMMRSGTQHTQLF
- the LOC107917803 gene encoding protein translation factor SUI1 homolog, whose amino-acid sequence is MVDLDVQIPTTFDPFAEAGEFDGTGTKEYVHIRIQQRNGKKSLTTVQGLRHDLSYEKILKSLKKDFCCNGNVVKDKELGKIIQLQGDQRKNVSQFLVNAGIVKKDQIKIHGF
- the LOC107918138 gene encoding uncharacterized protein produces the protein MEKGKSARQAVEISLKKLNLNADRNFKSSRLISSLHSSKLRIEKTKPPSLVSLCLGVIGRHLEEIIEDLSEIAVNFPADIKIPLAAIARRRKLLNDDVIISLADSSWEILDLSGSDVSDFGLAKVAEMCKSLRAVDISQCKKITANGVSELVRHCHSLETMRCGGCPSSESTARRCLGILKPKLNDVEGDSWEELDTMEIGHGAQSLRWLVWPKIDEDTLEMLSAECPRIIVNPKPSLFGFKGTEVPREAFPDVALDDPIVEDIDPKTWSICRSMPKAMSPSLSSANELSIAEKFRLAFVERDTRLAPKRAKNARQHQRRAEREWMMTSTRAKALALASKATKSLHGRS